A stretch of the Lolium perenne isolate Kyuss_39 chromosome 3, Kyuss_2.0, whole genome shotgun sequence genome encodes the following:
- the LOC127346133 gene encoding 11S globulin seed storage protein 2, translated as MVQRTSNAEVMSMDLSPKMPAKAYGGEGGAYFDWSPADLPMLGAASIGAAKLHLAAGGLSLPSYSDSAKVAYVLQGAGACGLVLPEAAKEKVIPVKAGDALALPFGAVTWWFNAQDSSTELVVLFLGDTSKGHTPGKFTNFQLTGATGIFTGFSTEFVARAWDLDQDSAAKIVSTQPGSGIVKVAAGHKMPVPRAEDRVGMVLNCFEAPLDVDIPGGGRVVVLNTANLPLVKEVGLGADLVRIDGHSMCSPGFSCDSAYQVTYIVRGSGRVQVVGIDGTRVLETRAEGGCLFIVPRFFVVSKIADETGMEWFSIITTPNPIFSHLAGKTSVWKAISPAVLESAFNTTPEMEKMFRSKRLDSEIFFAPS; from the exons ATGGTGCAGCGCACTAGCAACGCTGAGGTCATGTCCATGGACCTGTCGCCCAAGATGCCGGCCAAGGCctacggcggcgagggcggcgccTACTTCGACTGGAGCCCGGCCGACCTCCCCATGCTCGGCGCGGCCTCCATCGGCGCTGCCAAGCTGCACCTGGCCGCCGGCGGCCTCTCCCTGCCCAGCTACTCCGACTCCGCCAAGGTCGCGTACGTGCTGCAGGGCGCCGGCGCATGTGGCCTCGTCCTCCCGGAGGCCGCCAAGGAGAAGGTCATCCCCGTCAAGGCCGGTGACGCGCTCGCGCTCCCCTTCGGTGCCGTCACCTGGTGGTTCAACGCCCAGGACTCCAGCACGGAGCTCGTGGTGCTGTTCCTCGGCGACACCTCCAAGGGCCACACTCCCGGCAAGTTCACCAACTTCCAGCTCACCGGCGCCACCGGCATCTTCACCGGCTTCTCCACCGAGTTCGTCGCCCGCGCATGGGACCTGGACCAGGACTCCGCCGCCAAGATCGTCTCCACGCAGCCTGGCTCCGGCATCGTCAAGGTCGCCGCCGGCCACAAGATGCCGGTGCCGCGCGCCGAGGACCGCGTGGGGATGGTGCTCAACTGCTTCGAGGCGCCCCTGGACGTGGACATCCCCGGCGGGGGCCGCGTCGTCGTGCTCAACACCGCCAACCTGCCGCTCGTCAAGGAGGTCGGGCTCGGCGCCGACCTGGTGAGGATCGACGGCCACTCCATGTGCTCGCCCGGCTTCTCCTGCGACTCCGCGTACCAGGTCACCTACATCGTGCGCGGCAGCGGCCGCGTGCAGGTCGTCGGCATCGACGGCACCCGCGTGCTCGAGACTCGCGCCGAGGGCGGCTGCCTCTTCATCGTGCCCAGGTTCTTCGTCGTCTCCAAGATCGCCGATGAGACCGGCATGGAATggttctccatcatcaccacaccCAA CCCGATCTTTAGCCACTTGGCCGGGAAGACGTCCGTGTGGAAGGCGATATCGCCGGCGGTGCTGGAGTCGGCCTTCAACACCACACcggagatggagaagatgttccgCTCCAAGAGGCTGGACTCCGAGATCTTCTTCGCTCCCAGCTAG